In Paralichthys olivaceus isolate ysfri-2021 chromosome 13, ASM2471397v2, whole genome shotgun sequence, the following are encoded in one genomic region:
- the irgq2 gene encoding immunity-related GTPase family, q2, whose protein sequence is MADVFKGLSFLETLKESIDSNKLSDVRDAVEDLLISRINLAVEGNRGEGKDSFINSLRGLGPGDEGAAPASTPVASEDVAGYPDPKHPDFRLWDLPPVPSASPFEPEGYMERVKFLRYNAVFMAFTHTPHPNSVQVYMEARSLQRQMVYWVLLALVGDTEKSLEEKRKAGLETLRSQGVTQPKIYVVRPSTLEKSDFPGLLDDMGKDLPEIRAQALLLALPTLTSALVTQKKEAFKALVWAAASLSGGMSAIPVPLVASMVDSSVAVRILTKAQLSLCLDDKSVERLARQRGVESSRLKVLRTCALSVEVTKGEVKRRLAAAEQDLATVSSKLVEMAMPRHARYASRSFAAMLQALNGAIDEMAADVDKILAAALGQGE, encoded by the coding sequence ATGGCTGATGTTTTCAAAGGCCTGAGCTTCCTTGAGACCCTGAAAGAATCCATAGACAGCAATAAGTTATCAGATGTCAGGGATGCGGTGGAAGATCTCTTGATCAGTAGGATCAACTTGGCCGTGGAGGGAAACCGCGGCGAAGGAAAAGACTCCTTCATCAACTCCCTCCGTGGCCTCGGACCTGGGGATGAGGGGGCGGCTCCTGCTTCAACCCCCGTGGCCTCAGAGGACGTGGCCGGCTATCCGGACCCTAAACACCCTGACTTTCGCCTGTGGGACCTGCCACCCGTACCCAGCGCCTCCCCATTTGAACCCGAGGGATACATGGAAAGAGTTAAATTCCTCCGCTACAATGCTGTCTTCATGGCATTCACACATACGCCCCATCCCAACAGTGTGCAGGTGTACATGGAAGCCCGTTCTCTGCAGAGACAAATGGTGTACTGGGTTCTCTTGGCTTTGGTGGGAGATACAGAGAAGAGcctggaagagaagaggaaagccGGTCTGGAAACACTGAGGTCGCAAGGTGTGACACAGCCTAAAATCTACGTGGTCAGACCCTCCACCCTGGAGAAGTCTGACTTCCCTGGTCTGTTGGACGACATGGGCAAAGACCTTCCAGAGATCCGAGCCCAAGCCCTTCTCCTGGCTCTCCCGACACTCACCTCGGCCCTGGTCACCCAGAAAAAGGAGGCCTTCAAAGCTCTGGTATGGGCCGCTGCATCGCTATCTGGTGGGATGTCTGCTATTCCCGTCCCCCTGGTGGCGTCTATGGTGGACTCGAGTGTTGCAGTGCGGATCCTGACGAAAGCACAGTTATCTCTGTGCCTGGATGACAAATCAGTCGAGCGATTGGCCCGACAGCGAGGCGTGGAATCCTCGAGACTTAAAGTGCTGCGGACTTGTGCGCTGTCAGTGGAAGTTACCAAAGGGGAAGTGAAGCGGCGGCTGGCGGCGGCAGAACAGGATTTGGCCACAGTGTCGTCAAAGCTGGTGGAGATGGCCATGCCCAGACACGCCCGTTATGCCAGCCGCTCCTTCGCCGCCATGCTGCAAGCTCTGAACGGCGCCATTGATGAAATGGCGGCTGATGTCGACAAGATCTTAGCTGCAGCTCTCGGGCAGGGGGAGTGA
- the LOC109633079 gene encoding myelin-associated glycoprotein-like isoform X1, with translation MFVLIWSTLLFSVRVSDAETGYSAWGPTSCSYGFCNTLVEGDITAEVGLCVVIPCSFTIPYSFRLSTLVWSKCESTKPRCGDVDMIFNSRGSSRKVQVGFTGRVSLLESDVSQKNCSIIISDLKESDSGTYQLRVNGHFNGYADGFTFPQRTTVHVKGLSQKPTVTIPPLTEGRPATLTCTAPGLCSGSEPTITWTWRGRGESDAHIPGSITALMTENVAAFAKRSRSNLTFDPSAEHHGGNITCTVNFRGNVITEETKTLSVTYVKEVRITRNTSVKEGETLNLTCSVESFPPSMITWTKDFDQNIRNGTETTLQNDTFSNLLNDTEERGTATLAISNATPEDSGQYICTLTHRNNTWKESVNVTVIYMRDPVITGDSKVKGEDVLNLTCSVDSFPPSLVVWTKLGFNTNLHNGSVLQNDSGSSTLIIPDVTAEHSGHYICTAQHPDRIATTFTDVTVTWFSKILKNSGCEVQSGVLTCVCISEGFPLPAIKWPLLKDHTAYSIITTVSNYTVSSTVILKGRSNSSVECVSDNENGEAKEKLITRINSSELGDEPKVFKRFSWLEAIIAFFLGVLLSAVVFLLAKQCQRKKQKSTDYLDETLEMATNQEDPLIHNGQAARDAQTHGQERAEAGSVAAETRAPDLDGGPDDVDYASIDFSLLKRRSARDGAKKPETTETEYAEIKKQVEEEREDGGAEEGEVLEEARIGEEEETNHCVPEEEEGEDMAVYANIKDVMAEI, from the exons ATGTTTGTTCTCATCTGGTCgactctgcttttctctgtgagaGTCAGCGATGCTGAAACAG GTTATTCAGCGTGGGGGCCAACAAGTTGTTCGTATGGCTTCTGTAACACTCTTGTTGAAGGAGACATCACTGCAGAGGTCGGACTCTGTGTCGTGATACCGTGCTCCTTCACTATTCCTTATAGTTTCCGACTCTCAACTTTGGTTTGGTCCAAATGTGAATCGACTAAACCAAGATGTGGTGACGTAGACATGATATTCAACAGTAGGGGTTCCAGCAGAAAGGTTCAGGTGGGGTTTACAGGCCGAGTGTCACTGCTGGAGTCAGATGTGAGTCAGAAGAactgcagcatcatcatcagtgaCCTGAAGGAGTCGGACTCGGGAACATATCAACTCAGAGTTAATGGTCATTTCAATGGATATGCAGACGGATTTACATTCCCCCAAAGAACAACTGTCCATGTCAAAG GTCTGAGTCAGAAGCCCACTGTGACAATTCCTCCTCTGACTGAAGGACGACCGGCCACACTGACCTGCACAGCTCCCGGCCTCTGCTCTGGCTCTGAACCTACAATCACCTGGACGtggcgaggaagaggagagagcgaCGCTCACATCCCGGGAAGCATCACGGCCCTCATGACTGAGAATGTGGCTGCGTTCGCAAAGAGAAGTCGCTCgaatctgacctttgacccttcaGCTGAACACCACGGCGGCAACATCACCTGCACGGTCAACTTCAGAGGAAACGTGATCACAGAGGAGACGAAGACTCTGAGTGTGACCT ATGTGAAGGAAGTTAGAATCACACGTAATACAAGTGTGAAGGAGGGTGAGACTCTGAATCTGACGTGCAGCGTTGAAAGTTTCCCTCCATCGATGATCACATGGACAAAAGATTTTGACCAAAACATCAGAAATGGAACAGAGACCACTCTGCAGAACGACACATTCAGTAACCTGCTCAATGACACCGAAGAAAGAGGAACTGCCACTCTCGCCATCTCTAATGCGACACCAGAGGATTCTGGACAGTACATCTGCACATTGACACACAGGAACAACACCTGGAAGGAAAGTGTCAATGTAACAGTGATCT ACATGAGAGATCCAGTGATCACCGGAGACTCCAAAGTAAAGGGGGAAGATGTTTTGAATCTGACCTGCAGCGTGGACagtttccctccatctcttgtAGTGTGGACTAAACTTGGCTTCAACACAAACCTGCACAATGGAAGCGTCCTGCAGAACGACTCTGGTTCATCCACACTCATCATCCCTGATGTGACTGCAGAACATTCAGGACATTACATCTGCACAGCACAACATCCGGACAGGATCGCAACTACATTTACTGATGTAACGGTGACTT GGTTTTCAAAGATCTTAAAAAACTCCGGCTGTGAGGTCCAGTCGGGGGTCCTGACCTGCGTGTGCATCAGTGAGGGGTTTCCTCTTCCCGCCATCAAATGGCCGCTGTTGAAAGACCACACTGCGTACTCAATCATTACCACAGTGTCAAACTACACTGTCAGCAGCACCGTCATCCTGAAAGGCCGAAGTAACAGCTCTGTCGAGTGTGTCAGTGATAACGAAAATGGGGAAGCAAAAGAGAAACTCATCACTCGAATAAACTCCTCTGAACTCGGGG ATGAACCCAAAGTATTTAAAAGATTTTCATGGTTGGAAGCCATCATCGCCTTTTTCCTTGGGGTTCTTCTCTCAGCTGTAGTTTTCCTTTTGGCAAAACAATGCCAACG aaagaaacagaaaagcacTGATTATCTGGATGAGACTCTGGAGATGGCGACTAATCAAGAGGATCCACTG ATACATAATGGACAAGCAGCAAGAGATGCCCAGACCCACGGCCAAGAGAGAGCTGAGGCTGGATCTGTGGCAGCGGAGACACGAGCCCCTGATCTGGACGGTGGGCCAGATGACGTGGACTACGCCAGCATCGATTTCTCACTGCTGAAAAGAAGGAGTGCCAGAGATGGAGCAAAGAAGCCGGAGACCACTGAGACGGAGTACGCTGAAATCAAAAAACAAGtcgaagaggagagagaagatggTGGTGCAGAGGAAGGTGAGGTGTTGGAGGAGGCCAGGataggggaggaagaggagacaaatcATTGTgtcccagaggaggaggaaggggaggacaTGGCAGTGTACGCCAACATAAAGGATGTAATGGCTGAGATTTAA
- the LOC109633079 gene encoding sialic acid-binding Ig-like lectin 5 isoform X2: protein MFVLIWSTLLFSVRVSDAETGYSAWGPTSCSYGFCNTLVEGDITAEVGLCVVIPCSFTIPYSFRLSTLVWSKCESTKPRCGDVDMIFNSRGSSRKVQVGFTGRVSLLESDVSQKNCSIIISDLKESDSGTYQLRVNGHFNGYADGFTFPQRTTVHVKGLSQKPTVTIPPLTEGRPATLTCTAPGLCSGSEPTITWTWRGRGESDAHIPGSITALMTENVAAFAKRSRSNLTFDPSAEHHGGNITCTVNFRGNVITEETKTLSVTYVKEVRITRNTSVKEGETLNLTCSVESFPPSMITWTKDFDQNIRNGTETTLQNDTFSNLLNDTEERGTATLAISNATPEDSGQYICTLTHRNNTWKESVNVTVIYMRDPVITGDSKVKGEDVLNLTCSVDSFPPSLVVWTKLGFNTNLHNGSVLQNDSGSSTLIIPDVTAEHSGHYICTAQHPDRIATTFTDVTVTWFSKILKNSGCEVQSGVLTCVCISEGFPLPAIKWPLLKDHTAYSIITTVSNYTVSSTVILKGRSNSSVECVSDNENGEAKEKLITRINSSELGERNRKALIIWMRLWRWRLIKRIHCVSDRYIMDKQQEMPRPTAKRELRLDLWQRRHEPLIWTVGQMTWTTPASISHC from the exons ATGTTTGTTCTCATCTGGTCgactctgcttttctctgtgagaGTCAGCGATGCTGAAACAG GTTATTCAGCGTGGGGGCCAACAAGTTGTTCGTATGGCTTCTGTAACACTCTTGTTGAAGGAGACATCACTGCAGAGGTCGGACTCTGTGTCGTGATACCGTGCTCCTTCACTATTCCTTATAGTTTCCGACTCTCAACTTTGGTTTGGTCCAAATGTGAATCGACTAAACCAAGATGTGGTGACGTAGACATGATATTCAACAGTAGGGGTTCCAGCAGAAAGGTTCAGGTGGGGTTTACAGGCCGAGTGTCACTGCTGGAGTCAGATGTGAGTCAGAAGAactgcagcatcatcatcagtgaCCTGAAGGAGTCGGACTCGGGAACATATCAACTCAGAGTTAATGGTCATTTCAATGGATATGCAGACGGATTTACATTCCCCCAAAGAACAACTGTCCATGTCAAAG GTCTGAGTCAGAAGCCCACTGTGACAATTCCTCCTCTGACTGAAGGACGACCGGCCACACTGACCTGCACAGCTCCCGGCCTCTGCTCTGGCTCTGAACCTACAATCACCTGGACGtggcgaggaagaggagagagcgaCGCTCACATCCCGGGAAGCATCACGGCCCTCATGACTGAGAATGTGGCTGCGTTCGCAAAGAGAAGTCGCTCgaatctgacctttgacccttcaGCTGAACACCACGGCGGCAACATCACCTGCACGGTCAACTTCAGAGGAAACGTGATCACAGAGGAGACGAAGACTCTGAGTGTGACCT ATGTGAAGGAAGTTAGAATCACACGTAATACAAGTGTGAAGGAGGGTGAGACTCTGAATCTGACGTGCAGCGTTGAAAGTTTCCCTCCATCGATGATCACATGGACAAAAGATTTTGACCAAAACATCAGAAATGGAACAGAGACCACTCTGCAGAACGACACATTCAGTAACCTGCTCAATGACACCGAAGAAAGAGGAACTGCCACTCTCGCCATCTCTAATGCGACACCAGAGGATTCTGGACAGTACATCTGCACATTGACACACAGGAACAACACCTGGAAGGAAAGTGTCAATGTAACAGTGATCT ACATGAGAGATCCAGTGATCACCGGAGACTCCAAAGTAAAGGGGGAAGATGTTTTGAATCTGACCTGCAGCGTGGACagtttccctccatctcttgtAGTGTGGACTAAACTTGGCTTCAACACAAACCTGCACAATGGAAGCGTCCTGCAGAACGACTCTGGTTCATCCACACTCATCATCCCTGATGTGACTGCAGAACATTCAGGACATTACATCTGCACAGCACAACATCCGGACAGGATCGCAACTACATTTACTGATGTAACGGTGACTT GGTTTTCAAAGATCTTAAAAAACTCCGGCTGTGAGGTCCAGTCGGGGGTCCTGACCTGCGTGTGCATCAGTGAGGGGTTTCCTCTTCCCGCCATCAAATGGCCGCTGTTGAAAGACCACACTGCGTACTCAATCATTACCACAGTGTCAAACTACACTGTCAGCAGCACCGTCATCCTGAAAGGCCGAAGTAACAGCTCTGTCGAGTGTGTCAGTGATAACGAAAATGGGGAAGCAAAAGAGAAACTCATCACTCGAATAAACTCCTCTGAACTCGGGG aaagaaacagaaaagcacTGATTATCTGGATGAGACTCTGGAGATGGCGACTAATCAAGAGGATCCACTG TGTATCTGACAGATACATAATGGACAAGCAGCAAGAGATGCCCAGACCCACGGCCAAGAGAGAGCTGAGGCTGGATCTGTGGCAGCGGAGACACGAGCCCCTGATCTGGACGGTGGGCCAGATGACGTGGACTACGCCAGCATCGATTTCTCACTGCTGA
- the LOC109633079 gene encoding sialic acid-binding Ig-like lectin 5 isoform X3 encodes MFVLIWSTLLFSVRVSDAETGYSAWGPTSCSYGFCNTLVEGDITAEVGLCVVIPCSFTIPYSFRLSTLVWSKCESTKPRCGDVDMIFNSRGSSRKVQVGFTGRVSLLESDVSQKNCSIIISDLKESDSGTYQLRVNGHFNGYADGFTFPQRTTVHVKGLSQKPTVTIPPLTEGRPATLTCTAPGLCSGSEPTITWTWRGRGESDAHIPGSITALMTENVAAFAKRSRSNLTFDPSAEHHGGNITCTVNFRGNVITEETKTLSVTYVKEVRITRNTSVKEGETLNLTCSVESFPPSMITWTKDFDQNIRNGTETTLQNDTFSNLLNDTEERGTATLAISNATPEDSGQYICTLTHRNNTWKESVNVTVIYMRDPVITGDSKVKGEDVLNLTCSVDSFPPSLVVWTKLGFNTNLHNGSVLQNDSGSSTLIIPDVTAEHSGHYICTAQHPDRIATTFTDVTVTWFSKILKNSGCEVQSGVLTCVCISEGFPLPAIKWPLLKDHTAYSIITTVSNYTVSSTVILKGRSNSSVECVSDNENGEAKEKLITRINSSELGDEPKVFKRFSWLEAIIAFFLGVLLSAVVFLLAKQCQRKKQKSTDYLDETLEMATNQEDPLCI; translated from the exons ATGTTTGTTCTCATCTGGTCgactctgcttttctctgtgagaGTCAGCGATGCTGAAACAG GTTATTCAGCGTGGGGGCCAACAAGTTGTTCGTATGGCTTCTGTAACACTCTTGTTGAAGGAGACATCACTGCAGAGGTCGGACTCTGTGTCGTGATACCGTGCTCCTTCACTATTCCTTATAGTTTCCGACTCTCAACTTTGGTTTGGTCCAAATGTGAATCGACTAAACCAAGATGTGGTGACGTAGACATGATATTCAACAGTAGGGGTTCCAGCAGAAAGGTTCAGGTGGGGTTTACAGGCCGAGTGTCACTGCTGGAGTCAGATGTGAGTCAGAAGAactgcagcatcatcatcagtgaCCTGAAGGAGTCGGACTCGGGAACATATCAACTCAGAGTTAATGGTCATTTCAATGGATATGCAGACGGATTTACATTCCCCCAAAGAACAACTGTCCATGTCAAAG GTCTGAGTCAGAAGCCCACTGTGACAATTCCTCCTCTGACTGAAGGACGACCGGCCACACTGACCTGCACAGCTCCCGGCCTCTGCTCTGGCTCTGAACCTACAATCACCTGGACGtggcgaggaagaggagagagcgaCGCTCACATCCCGGGAAGCATCACGGCCCTCATGACTGAGAATGTGGCTGCGTTCGCAAAGAGAAGTCGCTCgaatctgacctttgacccttcaGCTGAACACCACGGCGGCAACATCACCTGCACGGTCAACTTCAGAGGAAACGTGATCACAGAGGAGACGAAGACTCTGAGTGTGACCT ATGTGAAGGAAGTTAGAATCACACGTAATACAAGTGTGAAGGAGGGTGAGACTCTGAATCTGACGTGCAGCGTTGAAAGTTTCCCTCCATCGATGATCACATGGACAAAAGATTTTGACCAAAACATCAGAAATGGAACAGAGACCACTCTGCAGAACGACACATTCAGTAACCTGCTCAATGACACCGAAGAAAGAGGAACTGCCACTCTCGCCATCTCTAATGCGACACCAGAGGATTCTGGACAGTACATCTGCACATTGACACACAGGAACAACACCTGGAAGGAAAGTGTCAATGTAACAGTGATCT ACATGAGAGATCCAGTGATCACCGGAGACTCCAAAGTAAAGGGGGAAGATGTTTTGAATCTGACCTGCAGCGTGGACagtttccctccatctcttgtAGTGTGGACTAAACTTGGCTTCAACACAAACCTGCACAATGGAAGCGTCCTGCAGAACGACTCTGGTTCATCCACACTCATCATCCCTGATGTGACTGCAGAACATTCAGGACATTACATCTGCACAGCACAACATCCGGACAGGATCGCAACTACATTTACTGATGTAACGGTGACTT GGTTTTCAAAGATCTTAAAAAACTCCGGCTGTGAGGTCCAGTCGGGGGTCCTGACCTGCGTGTGCATCAGTGAGGGGTTTCCTCTTCCCGCCATCAAATGGCCGCTGTTGAAAGACCACACTGCGTACTCAATCATTACCACAGTGTCAAACTACACTGTCAGCAGCACCGTCATCCTGAAAGGCCGAAGTAACAGCTCTGTCGAGTGTGTCAGTGATAACGAAAATGGGGAAGCAAAAGAGAAACTCATCACTCGAATAAACTCCTCTGAACTCGGGG ATGAACCCAAAGTATTTAAAAGATTTTCATGGTTGGAAGCCATCATCGCCTTTTTCCTTGGGGTTCTTCTCTCAGCTGTAGTTTTCCTTTTGGCAAAACAATGCCAACG aaagaaacagaaaagcacTGATTATCTGGATGAGACTCTGGAGATGGCGACTAATCAAGAGGATCCACTG TGTATCTGA